From the genome of Mustela lutreola isolate mMusLut2 chromosome 16, mMusLut2.pri, whole genome shotgun sequence, one region includes:
- the LOC131817621 gene encoding large ribosomal subunit protein uL23-like, with protein MAQNTKTEAPAPPKVEAKVKPLKAKKAALKAIHSHMKKKICISPTFRQPKTLRLCRQPKYPRKSAPRIKELAHYAVIKFPQTTESAVKKIEDHSTLVFIADVKANKHQIKQAVKKLHSMDMAKVNTLIRPDGEKEAYVRLAPDYDALDRRETVPGLPGLCSSFLQLVCNYVNTQVHLQGASEMTP; from the exons ATGGCGCAGAACACTAAGAcggaagcccctgcccctcccaaagtTGAAGCCAAAGTAAAGCCTTTGAAGGCCAAGAAAGCTGCGCTAAAAGCCATCCacagtcacatgaaaaagaaGATCTGCATATCACCTACCTTCAGACAACCCAAGACTCTGCGTCTCTGCAGGCAGCCCAAATACCCTCGAAAGAGTGCCCCCAGGATAAAAGAGCTTGCTCACTATGCCGTCATCAAGTTCCCCCAGACCACTGAGTCAGCTGTGAAGAAGATAGAAGACCACAGCACACTTGTGTTCATTGCGgatgtcaaggccaacaagcaccagatcaagcaggctgtgaagaagctccACAGCATGGATATGGCCAAGGTCAACACCTTgatcaggcctgatggagagaaggAGGCATATGTTCGACTGGCTCCTGACTAcgatgctttggat agaagagagacagtCCCTGGCCTCCCTGGGCTTTGCTCCTCTTTTCTGCAGCTAGTGTGCAATTATGTGAACACACAGGTTCACCTCCAAGGAGCTTCTGAAATGACTCCTTGA